From Acidimicrobiales bacterium:
ACCGGGTCCCCCGCCGCCGGACGGGTGCGGAAGCAGACCGGCGCGACCGCGACGGCCGGCACCCGGAAGGCCGCACCGGTCGACGTGGACGCCCTGGCCACCGCGGTGGCGTCCGCCGTCGGCCAGCGGATCGAAGGCCAGCTGGAGGTGACCCGGCGCGCCGAGAGCCTCGTACGCGCCGAGCTGGACGAGGAGCGGGCCCGGCGCGCCCAGGCCGAGGCCCGGCTCGAGGAAGCGGAGCGGAAGGTGCAGGAGGCCGAGCGCAAGGTGGCCGAGCTCGAGGGCCGGCGGGGCCTGTTCCGGCGCCGGCCGGCCGGCTCTCCCTGATCCGACCCGCTGCCGCGTCGGCCGATCAGTCCTCCCTGCCGTGATGAGAGGTGAGGCCGTGGTGGTCGGTGCCGTCGAGCGGAGCCGGATCGGTGTGGATCCGGGCGGCGGTCAACCGGGGGAGATGGTGCAGCAGGGCGTGGTTGGCCCGTTCCGCGACCTCGTGAGCCTGGACGACCGTCAGACTCGGATTCACCTCGAGGGCGGCCTCGGCCAGTAGCTGGTGGCCCAACCAGCGCACCTGAAGGTCGGCCACCCCGAGCACACCCTCCACGTCCCCGAGCACGCCGTGGGCTCCGGCGACCAGGTCGGGGTCGACCGCGTCCATGAGGCGGCGGTACACGTCGCGGGCGGCAGAGCGGAGAACGGCCAGGATGGCCGCCGTCACCACGAGACCGACGATCGGATCGGCGACCGGCGCCCCCAGCCACACTCCCGCCGCACCGATCAGCACCGCCAGGGAGGTGAGCCCGTCGGTACGGGCGTGCAGGCCGTCGGCCACCAGCGCCGCCGAGCCGATGGCCCGCCCCGTCCGGATCCGGTAGACGGCCACCGCCTCGTTGCCGAGGAAGCCGACCGCGGCGGCCGCCGCGACCGCGGCCACGTGGTGGACGGCGTGGGGATGGATCAGACGGAGGACCGACGCCCATGCGGCGGCAACCGAGGACGCCGCCATGGCGGTGACGATGACGATGGCCGCCAGGTCCTCGGCGCGGCCGTATCCGTAGGTGTAGCGGCGGGTCGGGGGCCGGCGCCCGATCGAGAAGGCGATCCACAGCGGAACGGCGGTGAGGGCGTCGGCCAGGTTGTGGAGCGTGTCCCCGAGGAGCGCCACTGACCCGCTCAGGCTGACGACGACCGCCTGGAGGGCGGCGGCGACGGCGAGGATCACCAGCGACGTCCGCACCGCCCGGATGCCGTGATCGCTGGCCTTC
This genomic window contains:
- a CDS encoding helix-turn-helix domain-containing protein yields the protein MPSSADTYSAAQAAEIIGVSERRIRQLVAEGKLPGRRGRDGTVRIPQQAVNEERRKRRTGSPAAGRVRKQTGATATAGTRKAAPVDVDALATAVASAVGQRIEGQLEVTRRAESLVRAELDEERARRAQAEARLEEAERKVQEAERKVAELEGRRGLFRRRPAGSP
- a CDS encoding cation diffusion facilitator family transporter, yielding MEIAGGHDHDHGGDGHHDHDDSGPGHDQDDPGPGHHHGHGRLAGLTGLLGWGHSHDAADRVDAAMKASDHGIRAVRTSLVILAVAAALQAVVVSLSGSVALLGDTLHNLADALTAVPLWIAFSIGRRPPTRRYTYGYGRAEDLAAIVIVTAMAASSVAAAWASVLRLIHPHAVHHVAAVAAAAAVGFLGNEAVAVYRIRTGRAIGSAALVADGLHARTDGLTSLAVLIGAAGVWLGAPVADPIVGLVVTAAILAVLRSAARDVYRRLMDAVDPDLVAGAHGVLGDVEGVLGVADLQVRWLGHQLLAEAALEVNPSLTVVQAHEVAERANHALLHHLPRLTAARIHTDPAPLDGTDHHGLTSHHGRED